A single region of the Garra rufa chromosome 6, GarRuf1.0, whole genome shotgun sequence genome encodes:
- the LOC141337497 gene encoding lectin-like has product MSVLLMMLLIGSGNFLSMEKGFVAGRTNVTEGCTMPKSCKVHGFTNWYKAGSYCVKYFNKPLNFTDAEFMCRTTAPGAHLVSVHSKKHNDYLLCMVKKFNPNNLRFWLGAFEFFKSGKFFWLDGSFWDFQVWTRGEPNHMYTSTEECVEMNWKEIGRWNDDSCHVKKNYICAFKWNTILKPGSGKME; this is encoded by the exons ATGAGTGTTCTGTTGATGATGCTCCTTATTGGGAGTGGAAACTTCTTATCAATGGAGAAAG GATTTGTTGCTGGCCGTACAAATGTCACTGAGGGGTGTACTATGCCTAAGTCATGTAAAGTGCACGGCTTCACTAACTGGTACAAAGCGGGCAGTTACTGTGTCAAATACTTTAACAAGCCTCTTAACTTCACTGACGCTGAG TTTATGTGTAGGACCACAGCCCCTGGTGCACACCTAGTGTCGGTGCATAGTAAAAAGCATAATGATTACTTGCTCTGCATGGTGAAAAAATTCAACCCAAACAACCTGCGCTTCTGGCTTGGAGCCTTTGAATTTTTTAAG TCTGGTAAATTCTTTTGGCTTGATGGATCTTTCTGGGATTTTCAAGTTTGGACACGTGGCGAGCCCAACCACATGTACACTAGCACAGAGGAATGCGTGGAGATGAACTGGAAAG AGATTGGCAGATGGAATGACGATTCTTGTCATGTCAAGAAAAACTACATATGTGCCTTCAAGTGGAATACCATCTTGAAACCAGGCTCTGGAAAGATGGAGTAG
- the tmem187 gene encoding transmembrane protein 187: MTMSAVVHVLVPFLLCIALANTHIFDQVLVDVTYDHYAEKKVDDLPAFLAMPFNCLINLGYILLGIYWISQPMSDKKNTRAAAYNKDVFALMAVAYGPVQWVRLATLRRAPSVLDQWFTLPIFAWVPVWCNVIEKGWSPRYALMVESCSILSYGLALFHDRGFEVALCCHIAFAVFKGVRAQMGHGDAASMRYLCLALLSCTGFVVLKILDHSLAEYWVFQSLTGHFWSKVCDILQFHYSFCFLTRLSENAHKRSS, translated from the coding sequence atgaccaTGTCAGCGGTCGTCCACGTTCTCGTACCCTTCCTGCTTTGCATTGCGCTTGCAAACACTCACATTTTTGACCAAGTTTTGGTGGATGTCACGTATGATCACTATGCGGAAAAGAAAGTCGACGACCTTCCTGCTTTCTTGGCCATGCCGTTTAACTGTCTGATAAACTTGGGATATATATTATTGGGTATCTACTGGATCTCGCAACCTATGTCAGACAAGAAAAACACCCGTGCAGCCGCTTACAACAAAGATGTGTTCGCGCTAATGGCAGTCGCGTATGGACCGGTGCAGTGGGTCCGCTTGGCCACCTTGCGGCGTGCGCCCTCTGTTTTGGACCAGTGGTTCACCTTACCTATTTTTGCGTGGGTGCCGGTGTGGTGTAATGTTATTGAGAAAGGCTGGTCTCCCCGTTACGCCTTAATGGTCGAGTCGTGCTCTATCCTCAGCTATGGACTGGCGCTTTTTCACGACCGAGGGTTTGAAGTAGCCCTGTGTTGTCACATCGCCTTTGCCGTGTTTAAAGGCGTCCGAGCGCAGATGGGACACGGAGATGCGGCGTCCATGCGCTACCTTTGCTTGGCCCTGCTCTCTTGCACTGGTTTCGTGGTTCTGAAGATTTTAGACCATTCTCTAGCGGAGTACTGGGTGTTTCAAAGTCTTACTGGACATTTCTGGTCCAAAGTTTGTGACATTCTACAGTTTcattacagtttttgttttctcacTCGCCTTAGTGAAAATGCACACAAGCGCTCTTCATAA
- the LOC141336854 gene encoding visual pigment-like receptor peropsin — protein sequence MKSTGVNTSSNITESEENYWSKVEKSVLAPILTTEMVLGVLGNGLVLIVKVVCKDHFQCLYWLPFFSLTLSDFFCSILIICGSLLAVLSEGQISPWCEVVSLLKFTFITSSIGSLAVLCVQRFMGIPSKGKKLSVLMALACVTSWITGAIFGAVPVAYKWIRYDPAEMLCAVFWESSYSDMLVYILCTFSISMFVPFLLIVFCSILTCAGFGKDCSSQGDLSSITPLLVIFYLFCYAPFVASELVLLGRLDLTPPPEWLRSLSSVMAYLDCGLNPFIYCTNKDFRKAVLILFWNKRRSTLPDPVLTSITRLET from the exons ATGAAGAGTACTGGAG TGAACACTTCAAGTAATATAACAGAGTCAGAGGAGAATTATTGGTCCAAAGTTGAGAAGTCTGTACTCGCTCCCATTCTCACCACTGAGATGGTACTGGGTGTTTTGGGAAATGGATTGGTTTTAATAGTCAAAGTAGTG TGTAAAGACCATTTCCAGTGCCTTTACTGGCTGCCATTTTTCAGTCTCACGCTCTCAGATTTCTTCTGCTCTATCCTCATAATCTGTGGCTCCCTCTTAGCTGTGCTGAGTGAAGGTCAGATTTCACCGTGGTGTGAGGTGGTGAGCTTGCTAAAGTTCACCTTCATCACCTCTTCAATTGGAAGCTTAG CTGTTCTCTGCGTTCAGAGATTTATGGGAATTCCTTCTAAAGGGAAAAAGCTGTCTGTTCTTATGGCGTTGGCATGTGTGACATCGTGGATCACTGGAGCTATATTTGGAGCAGTGCCAGTAGCCTATAAATGGATAAG GTATGATCCAGCAGAAATGCTGTGTGCAGTGTTCTGGGAAAGCAGTTACTCTGACATGCTGGTTTACATCCTCTGTACCTTCTCCATCTCCATGTTCGTCCCATTTCTACTGATTGTCTTCTGCTCCATCCTGACTTGTGCAGGCTTCGGAAAAGACTGTTCCAG CCAGGGTGACCTGTCCTCTATCACGCCACTGCTGGTGATCTTTTATCTGTTCTGCTATGCTCCATTTGTAGCATCTGAG TTGGTTCTTCTTGGAAGGCTTGATCTGACCCCACCCCCTGAATGGTTGCGATCACTATCATCAGTAATGGCGTATCTGGACTGTGGTTTAAACCCCTTTATCTACTGCACCAATAAAGACTTTCGAAAAGCTGTACTCATACTGTTTTGGAACAAAAGGAGATCGACTTTGCCTGATCCAGTGCTGACCAGCATTACAAGACTTGAAACATGA